One genomic region from Salvia hispanica cultivar TCC Black 2014 chromosome 2, UniMelb_Shisp_WGS_1.0, whole genome shotgun sequence encodes:
- the LOC125204746 gene encoding transcription factor MYB124-like — protein MKNKELNSNVDAEFGEVLKKKERHIVSWSQEEDDILREQIHLHGSENWGIIASKFKDKTTRQCRRRWFTYLNSDFKKGGWSPEEDTLLCEAQRVYGNRWTEIAKVVSGRTDNAVKNRFTTLCKKRAKREALAKENSTTSYVNLNNKRVVFRNGLNSNEGSENALKKIRACISTIAENCKGGENIDHLKEESVVKCVGSEFAQTFLRKDDPKVLALLQQAELLSSLAIKVKAEKTDQSLENAWMVLQDFLKHSKQSQQLLKITNVDADFHLEKFKALEEGIRSSDEGSRSSRREVDVYESSPASSEYSTGWTLVSDVPRDERGECEEETAALHQEKMDQHCVSVTSTENEAFEETNVKKGDKDEFSSPTHVTPLFRALAATIPSPKFSESEKHFLMKTLGLESSSQSTVANPSQAPSCKRSLLHCL, from the exons TGAGgtgttgaagaagaaggaaagGCATATAGTTTCTTGGAGTCAAGag GAAGACGATATTCTGCGTGAGCAGATTCATTTACATGGCTCTGAAAA TTGGGGAATTATTGCATCAAAATTCAAGGATAAAACTACGAGACAATGTAGGAGAAG aTGGTTCACTTATTTGAATTCCGATTTCAAGAAAGGAGGTTGGTCGCCGGAGGAAGACACGCTCTTGTGCGAG GCGCAAAGGGTTTACGGGAACAGATGGACCGAGATAGCAAAGGTGGTTTCAGGCAG AACCGATAATGCTGTGAAGAATAGATTCACCACTCTCTGCAAGAAAAGGGCGAAGCGAGAAGCCCTGGCGAAGGAAAACAGCACCACTTCTTATGTCAACTTGAACAACAAAAGGGTTGTTTTTCGGAATGGGCTCAATTCGAATGAAGGATCTGAGAATGCTCTTAAGAAGATAAG GGCTTGTATCTCAACTATTGCAGAAAACTGTAAAGGAGGAGAGAATATAGATCACTTGAAGGAGGAATCTGTTGTTAAAT GTGTGGGAAGCGAATTCGCACAAACGTTTCTTAGAAAGGACGATCCGAAGGTGCTTGCATTGCTGCAGCAAGCAGAACTTCTCAGTTCTCTTGCAATCAAAGTCAAAGCAGAGAAGACAGATCAGAGCCTTGAAAATGCTTGGATG GTGCTTCAAGATTTTCTGAAACATAGCAAGCAAAGCCAACAACTGCTTAAAATCACAAATGTTGATGCTGATTTTCATCTAGAGAAGTTCAAGGCGTTGGAGGAGGGGATAAGAAGCTCTGATGAAGGCAGTAGGTCATCGCGGAG GGAGGTCGACGTGTACGAGTCATCCCCAGCGAGCTCTGAGTATAGCACAGGATGGACGCTTGTCTCTGATGTGCCACGCGACGAAAGGGGAGAATGTGAGGAAGAAACTGCCGCATTGCATCAAGAAAAGATGGATCAACATTGTGTTTCTGTGACAAGCACAGAAAATGAAG CATTTGAAGAAACAAATGTGAAAAAAGGTGATAAAGATGAATTCAGTTCTCCTACTCATGTGACACCACTATTCAGAGCACTAGCAGCAACAATTCCTAGCCCAAAATTTTCAGAAAGT GAAAAGCACTTCTTGATGAAAACTCTAGGACTGGAGTCTTCGTCTCAGAGCACAGTCGCGAATCCTTCTCAGGCACCATCATGCAAGAGGTCCCTCCTCCATTGTCTATGA
- the LOC125204747 gene encoding UDP-galactose/UDP-glucose transporter 3 — MESRGSGIHRVFVLAFCVAGIWAAYIYQGVLQETVSTKRFGPDKKRFEHLAFLNLAQSVVCLIWSFIMKRLWSNGGDAGAPWWSYWSAGITNTIGPAMGIEALKYISYPAQVLAKSSKMIPVMLMGTLVYGIKYTIPEYICTLLVAGGVSTFALSKTSSKITSKLAHPNAPIGYGLCFLNLAFDGFTNATQDSITARYPKTSAWNIMLGMNLWGSIYNLVFMFGWPNAIGYDAIDFCRQHPEAAWDILLYCLCGAVGQNFIFLTISRFGSLTNTTITTTRKFVSIVVSSLLSGNPLSEKQWGSVAMVFSGLSYQIYLKWKKLQRMQKKRKST, encoded by the exons ATGGAGTCTCGCGGCAGTGGAATACACCGCGTTTTTGTCCTGGCTTTTTGCGTCGCCGGCATTTGGGCGGCTTATATCTACCAAGGGGTTCTTCAGGAGACTGT GTCGACAAAAAGATTTGGTCCTGATAAGAAGAGGTTTGAGCATCTGGCCTTCTTGAACCTAGCACAGAGTGTTGTATGTTTGATATGGTCATTTATAA TGAAAAGGCTCTGGTCAAATGGTGGTGATGCTGGAGCTCCATGGTGGAGTTATTGGAGTGCTGGAATTACAAACACAATTGGCCCAGCTATGGGGATTGAAGCTCTTAAGTACATAAGTTACCCTGCCCAG gTGCTGGCTAAATCCTCAAAAATGATTCCAG TCATGCTGATGGGCACGTTAGTTTATGGGATTAAATATACAATCCCAGAGTATATCTGCACATTGCTTGTTGCTGGAGGTGTATCCACATTTGCACTTTCAAAG ACCAGCTCGAAGATAACAAGCAAACTAGCACACCCAAATGCTCCAATTGGCTATGGTCTTTGTTTTCTGAACCTTGCTTTTGATGGATTCACAAATGCGACTCAAGATTCGATCACAGCAAG GTACCCGAAGACAAGTGCGTGGAACATAATGCTAGGCATGAACTTATGGGGGAGCATCTACAATTTGGTATTCATGTTCGGCTGGCCAAACGCCATTGGGTACGATGCTATCGACTTCTGCAGGCAGCATCCGGAGGCAGCGTGGGACATCCTACTCTATTGCCTGTGCGGTGCAGTCGGCCAGAACTTCATTTTCCTAACAATAAGTCGATTTGGCTCCTTGACCAACACGACAATCACCACCACCAGAAAATTCGTGAGCATCGTGGTTTCTTCGTTGTTAAGTGGGAACCCACTCTCCGAGAAACAATGGGGGAGCGTTGCAATGGTCTTCTCCGGATTATCCTACCAGATTTACCTGAAATGGAAGAAGTTGCAGAGAATgcagaagaagaggaagtccACTTAA
- the LOC125204745 gene encoding SNF1-related protein kinase regulatory subunit gamma-1-like — protein sequence MAAKAKQESKSGKEESFDAYFDMVQSRKKLPCALQEKLTSAFAKIPASSFPKVPGGKVIEIQADMSIGDALKVLSETNILSAPVVDPEARDSKDWRNRYLGIVDYSAIVLYVMQTAEIAAVTLSATSAAAAGVGTAAAGTIGALALGATGPLAVAGLTVAAVGAAVAGGVAADRGMGKDAATAADKLGNDFYKVILHEEPFKSTTVRSILKSYRWVPFVPVAPDSSMLSVMLLLSKYRLRNVPVIELGSPSISNFITQSAVVHGLQECRGRDWFDCIAAHPISDLGLPFMSPDQVVSVRDNELVLEAFKKMKENQIGGLPVVEGESTKIFGNISIRDIRFLLLKPELFTNFRELTVKDFIKAVASTTDDNGKIVTPITCQSSSTLGTVIDTLASRAVHRIYVVSGEGKQVLGVVTLRDVISCFITEPPNFFDDYFGFTAKEILSR from the exons ATGGCGGCGAAAGCGAAGCAAGAGTCAAAGAGCGGGAAAGAAGAGAGCTTCGATGCCTACTTCGATATGGTGCAGAGCAGAAAGAAGCTCCCCTGCGCATTGCAGGAGAAGCTAACATCTGCATTTGCAAAAATACCCGCCTCGTCCTTCCCCAAAGTCCCCGGTGGGAAAG TTATCGAGATTCAAGCAGACATGTCCATAGGCGATGCCCTTAAGGTGTTATCAGAAACCAACATTCTCTCGGCTCCTGTAGTCGACCCCGAGGCTAGGGATAGCAAGGATTGGAGGAATAGATATTTGGGGATTGTTGATTACTCTGCTATAGTTCTCTATGTGATGCAGACCGCAGAAATCGCAGCGGTGACCTTATCCGCCACCTcagctgctgctgctggaGTCGGGACTGCTGCTGCCGGTACCATAGGCGCCTTAGCATTAGGTGCCACGGGTCCCCTAGCCGTGGCTGGGCTGACTGTAGCCGCAGTCGGTGCAGCTGTGGCAGGGGGTGTGGCTGCGGACAGAGGAATGGGGAAAGACGCTGCCACTGCTGCGGATAAGTTAGGCAACGATTTCTACAAGGTCATCCTCCACGAGGAGCCTTTTAAGTCGACCACG GTTAGGTCGATCCTTAAGTCGTATAGATGGGTGCCTTTCGTCCCTGTTGCTCCGGATAGCTCGATGTTGAGCGTTATGCTTCTGCTCTCTAAGTATAGGCTAAGGAACGTCCCCGTGATCGAGCTAGGGAGTCCATCTATCAGCAACTTCATTACTCAATCCGCGGTGGTACATGGCCTCCAAGAATGCAGGGGAAGGGACTGGTTCGACTGCATCGCTGCGCATCCTATATCCGACCTCGGGCTTCCTTTCATGTCCCCAGATCAG GTGGTGAGTGTTCGGGACAATGAGTTGGTTCTCGAAGCCTTCAAGAAGATGaaggagaatcaaatcggagGCCTTCCAGTCGTGGAGGGCGAGTCAACAAAGATCTTCGGAAACATAAGCATAAGAGATATTAGATTCTTGTTGCTCAAACCTGAGCTATTCACAAATTTCAG GGAGCTCACTGTGAAGGACTTCATAAAGGCAGTGGCTTCGACCACAGACGACAATGGAAAAATTGTGACACCAATCACGTGCCAGTCGAGTTCGACTCTTGGCACCGTGATAGACACGTTGGCCTCGAGGGCGGTCCATAGGATCTATGTCGTTTCAGGGGAGGGAAAGCAGGTGCTCGGAGTAGTTACCCTCAGAGATGTCATCTCTTGTTTTATCACCGAGCCTCCGAATTTCTTCGATGATTACTTTGGTTTCACGGCTAAAGAAATATTGAGTCGATAA
- the LOC125205656 gene encoding pectate lyase-like, translating to MMPTNYKKCILIFCILLPMVAQAKIADFDEYLQKKAAESYEESLNSFDPNPEGVTDDFNTLVGETMIVTYNGTRRNLINEEGCKATNPIDRCWRCDPNWNRNRKRLAQCGAGFGHRTTGGKKGRYYVVHDPSDDDMVNPKPGTLRHAVTRSEPLWIVFAHSMVIHLKQELIVSSHKTIDGRGAVVHIADGAGITLQFVRNVIIHNIWIHNIVPANGGTIRDAVDHVGLRTQSDGDAITVFSSSNIWIDHVSLSRATDGLIDVIEGSTAVTISNCKFNHHNDVMLLGANDQSSKDSIMQVTVAFNRFGIGLIQRMPRARWGFVHVVNNDYSHWELYAIGGSAHPTIISQGNRFRASNYRYTKEVTKRDYAPESEWMKWQWRSEGDLFTNGAYFRESGPPLHHTKNPLMKENLIKFRPGSFVGRLTRTSGALRCRNYHYC from the exons atGATGCcgacaaattataaaaaatgtatattaattttctgCATCTTGCTACCGATGGTAGCTCAGGCTAAAATCGCCGACTTCGACGAATACTTGCAAAAGAAGGCTGCAGAATCCTACGAGGAATCCTTGAACTCATTCGATCCCAACCCTGAGGGTGTGACCGATGATTTCAACACGCTTGTTGGCGA GACTATGATTGTTACATATAATGGAACAAGGAGAAATCTAATCAATGAGGAGGGGTGCAAGGCTACTAACCCGATCGATCGCTGCTGGCGGTGCGACCCAAACTGGAACAGGAACAGAAAGAGGCTAGCCCAGTGCGGTGCCGGATTCGGACACCGCACAACCGGAGGCAAAAAGGGGAGATACTACGTGGTGCACGACCCATCCGACGACGACATGGTGAACCCGAAACCGGGCACCCTCCGCCACGCGGTGACACGGAGCGAGCCGTTGTGGATCGTCTTCGCCCACAGCATGGTGATCCATCTGAAGCAAGAGCTCATCGTGAGTAGCCACAAGACGATCGACGGGCGTGGGGCAGTGGTCCACATAGCGGACGGCGCGGGCATCACGCTCCAATTCGTCCGCAACGTGATCATCCACAACATCTGGATCCACAACATAGTCCCCGCCAACGGCGGCACCATCCGAGACGCGGTGGACCACGTGGGGCTGCGGACACAGAGCGACGGCGACGCCATCACCGTGTTCAGCTCGAGCAACATATGGATCGACCACGTGTCGCTCTCGCGCGCCACGGACGGGCTGATCGACGTGATCGAGGGGTCGACCGCGGTCACCATCTCGAACTGCAAATTCAACCACCACAACGACGTGATGCTCCTCGGGGCGAATGACCAGAGCTCGAAGGACTCGATCATGCAAGTGACGGTGGCGTTCAACAGATTCGGGATCGGGCTGATCCAGAGGATGCCTCGGGCGAGGTGGGGGTTCGTGCACGTGGTGAACAACGACTACTCGCACTGGGAGCTGTACGCGATCGGGGGGAGCGCGCACCCGACCATCATAAGCCAGGGGAACAGGTTCAGAGCCTCCAACTACCGTTACACGAAAGAGGTGACGAAAAGAGACTACGCGCCAGAGAGCGAGTGGATGAAATGGCAGTGGAGGTCGGAGGGAGATCTGTTTACCAATGGGGCCTACTTCAGGGAGTCGGGGCCGCCGTTGCACCACACCAAGAACCCATTGATGAAGGAGAATTTGATCAAGTTCAGGCCGGGGTCGTTCGTCGGGAGGCTCACGCGCACCTCCGGAGCGCTTAGATGCCGCAATTACCACTATTGCTAG
- the LOC125205657 gene encoding mitochondrial outer membrane protein porin of 36 kDa-like — protein MVYVKGPGLYSDIGKKARDLLYRDYQADRKFTLSTLTSNGVAITSSGTQKGDLFLADISTLLKNKNITTDLKVDTSSNVFTTVTVDEPAPGVKAIFSFVAPDQKSGKVELQYLHEYAGISTSLGFTAKPTVNFSGVAGNHQATVGADISFNTATGNFTKLNGGISLISTDLIASLMVNDKGQSVTASYFHLVSLLTNTTVGAEFTHGFKSHENTLTFGAHHMMDLTTAVKARVNNYGKVNALLQHEWRPRSLITISGEVDTRAIEKSAKIGLAVAIRP, from the exons ATGGTTTACGTCAAGGGTCCAGGCCTTTACTCCGACATTGGCAAGAAAGCCAGAG atctTCTTTACAGGGATTATCAGGCTGATCGGAAGTTCACTCTCAGTACTTTGACCTCAAATGGGGTG GCCATTACCTCGTCTGGGACGCAGAAGGGCGATTTGTTCCTTGCTGATATTAGCACTCTTCTAAAGAATAAGAACATCACAACAGATTTGAAAGTGGATACCAGCTCCAAT GTGTTCACAACTGTTACTGTTGACGAGCCTGCTCCCGGTGTAAAGGCGATCTTTAGCTTTGTTGCTCCAGATCAGAAGTCTGGCAAG GTGGAGCTTCAATATCTACATGAGTACGCTGGAATCAGCACAAGCCTCGGGTTTACTGCCAAACCGACTGTCAACTTCTCTGGTGTGGCCGGGAATCACCAGGCCACCGTTGGCGCAGACATTTCTTTCAACACTGCTACTGGGAATTTCACCAAATTGAATGGTGGGATCAGTCTCATCAGTACTGACCTCATTGCATCCTTGATGGT GAACGACAAGGGCCAGAGTGTCACCGCATCCTACTTCCACTTGGTCAGCCTGCTGACAAACACAACGGTGGGAGCGGAGTTTACCCACGGTTTCAAGAGCCACGAGAACACCCTTACCTTTGGGGCGCATCACATGATGGATCTTACGACTGCAGTGAAGGCTCGAGTGAACAACTACGGCAAGGTGAACGCGCTTCTGCAGCACGAGTGGCGCCCGAGATCTCTCATCACCATCTCCGGCGAGGTCGACACCAGAGCTATAGAGAAGAGTGCCAAGATTGGGCTGGCTGTGGCTATAAGACCATGA
- the LOC125205655 gene encoding serine/threonine-protein kinase PBL34-like, translating into MGLADDSIKVESLGVENSKGRKKGGDDAVKETGCWIKLRFIGSCISSRSKVDNSLSGISTHESKSTNGTSVDKPVAPVIPSTTTSNAESNSSSSKLEEELKVSSRLRKFTFIDLKMATRNFRPESLLGEGGFGCVFKGWIEENGTAPVKPGTGLTVAVKTLNHDGLQGHKEWLAEVNFLGDLIHPNLVKLIGYCIEDDQRLLVYEFMPRGSLENHLFRRSLPLPWSIRMKIALGAAKGLAFLHEEAERPVIYRDFKTSNILLDAEYNSKLSDFGLAKDAPDEGKTHVSTRVMGTYGYAAPEYVMTGHLTSKSDVYSFGVVLLEVVTGRRSMDKNRPNGEHNLVEWARPHLGDRKRFYRLIDPRLEGHFSIKGAQKAAQLAARCLSRDPKARPLMSEVVDALKPLPNLKDMASSSYYFQTMQADRVSASPNGKNGLRTHGSFSRNGQQQHPRSLSTANGSHASPYHQFAHNSPKPNGKQ; encoded by the exons ATGGGATTAGCTGATGATAGCATAAAGGTTGAATCTTTGGGTGTTGAGAACTCAAAGGGAAGGAAGAAGGGAGGTGATGATGCTGTGAAGGAGACTGGCTGTTGGATTAAACTGAGGTTTATTGGCAGCTGTATTTCTTCAAGATCTAAAGTTGATAACTCTCTTAGTGGCATCAGCACTCATG AAAGTAAATCTACGAATGGGACAAGTGTAGATAAGCCGGTTGCCCCGGTAATCCCATCCACCACCACTAGCAATGCCGAGAGCAATTCTTCAAGCAGCAAACTCGAAGAAGAACTCAAAGTTTCTTCCCGGCTGCGTAAGTTCACGTTTATTGACCTTAAAATGGCAACTAGGAATTTCAGACCAGAATCTCTCCTTGGCGAGGGGGGCTTTGGTTGTGTATTTAAGGGGTGGATCGAAGAGAATGGCACAGCTCCAGTTAAACCTGGGACGGGACTAACAGTTGCTGTCAAAACCCTGAATCACGACGGACTTCAGGGTCACAAAGAATGGCTG GCTGAAGTGAACTTTTTAGGCGATCTCATACATCCTAATTTGGTTAAACTAATAGGCTACTGTATTGAAGATGATCAGAGGCTACTTGTCTACGAGTTCATGCCCAGAGGAAGCTTGGAGAACCACCTATTCAGAA GGTCGCTGCCACTTCCGTGGTCTATCAGAATGAAAATAGCTCTAGGAGCTGCTAAGGGGCTCGCTTTTCTCCACGAGGAGGCAGAAAGACCTGTGATATATCGCGATTTCAAGACATCTAACATCTTGCTAGATGCT GAATACAACTCCAAACTCTCCGATTTTGGACTTGCTAAAGATGCTCCCGACGAAGGAAAAACTCACGTGTCTACACGTGTGATGGGAACTTACGGTTATGCAGCCCCTGAATACGTAATGACAG GGCATCTTACGTCAAAAAGCGACGTATATAGCTTCGGTGTCGTCCTACTTGAAGTGGTCACAGGTCGGAGATCAATGGACAAGAACCGGCCGAACGGGGAGCATAACCTCGTGGAATGGGCTCGTCCGCATCTAGGTGACCGGAAACGCTTCTACCGTTTGATAGATCCCCGCCTCGAAGGCCACTTCTCCATCAAAGGCGCCCAAAAGGCCGCCCAGCTCGCGGCCCGTTGCCTAAGCCGTGACCCCAAAGCCCGGCCTCTGATGAGCGAGGTCGTCGACGCCTTGAAGCCTCTCCCGAACCTCAAGGATATGGCGAGCTCGTCGTACTACTTCCAGACGATGCAGGCCGACCGGGTCAGCGCCAGCCCAAACGGAAAGAACGGGCTGAGAACGCACGGGTCGTTCTCAAGAAATGGGCAGCAGCAGCACCCGAGAAGCCTCTCGACAGCGAACGGGTCCCACGCCTCACCGTACCACCAGTTTGCTCATAACTCGCCGAAACCAAACGGTAAACAATAG